Proteins encoded by one window of Streptococcus suis S735:
- a CDS encoding valine--tRNA ligase yields MSKELSPKYNPAEVEAGRYQTWLDQDVFKPSGDAEAKPYSIVIPPPNVTGKLHLGHAWDTTLQDIIIRQKRMQGFDTLWLPGMDHAGIATQAKVEERLREQGVTRYDLGREKFLDKVWEWKDEYAATIREQWGKLGLSLDYQRDRFTLDEGLSKAVRKVFVELYKKGWIYRGEFIINWDPAARTALSDIEVIHKDVEGAFYHMNYMLEDGSRALQVATTRPETMFGDVAVAVNPEDPRYKDLIGKNVILPIVNKPIPIVADEHADPEFGTGVVKITPAHDPNDFLVGQRHNLPQVNVMNDDGTMNELAGEFAGMDRFEARKATVAKLQELGALVEIENRVHSVGHSERTGVVVEPRLSTQWFVKMDQLAKNAIANQDTADKVEFYPPRFNDTFLQWMENVHDWVISRQLWWGHQIPAWYNESGEMYVGEEAPAGDGWVQDEDVLDTWFSSALWPFSTMGWPDENAADFQRYFPTSTLVTGYDIIPFWVSRMIFQGIEFTGKSPFKNALIHGLIRDEEGRKMSKSLGNGIDPMDVIEKYGADALRWFLSNGSAPGQDVRFSYEKMDASWNFINKIWNISRYILMNNEGLTLDAARENVAKVAAGEAGNVTDRWILHNLNETIAKVTENFDKFEFGVAGHILYNFIWEEFANWYVELTKEVLYSDNEAEKVMTRSVLLYTLDQILRLLHPIMPFVTEEIFAQYAEGSIVVAAYPVVNPAFENAEAHKGVESLKDLIRSVRNSRAEVNVAPSKPITILIKTADSELETFFKANENYIRRFTNPEQLEISSSIAAPELAMSAVITGAEIFLPLADLLNVEEELARLDKELVKWQKELDMVGKKLSNERFIANAKPEVVEKEKEKQADYQAKYDATVARIEEMKKLVK; encoded by the coding sequence ATGTCAAAAGAATTATCACCAAAATACAATCCAGCCGAGGTTGAGGCTGGTCGTTACCAAACTTGGTTGGACCAAGATGTTTTTAAGCCGTCAGGCGATGCGGAGGCTAAGCCTTATTCTATCGTGATTCCACCTCCAAACGTAACTGGTAAGTTACACTTGGGACACGCTTGGGATACAACCCTTCAAGATATCATCATCCGCCAAAAACGCATGCAGGGATTTGATACCCTCTGGCTTCCAGGTATGGACCACGCGGGGATTGCTACTCAGGCTAAGGTTGAGGAACGCTTGCGGGAGCAAGGCGTGACCCGTTATGACTTGGGGCGCGAAAAATTCCTCGATAAAGTCTGGGAATGGAAGGATGAGTATGCAGCGACTATTCGTGAACAATGGGGCAAGTTGGGTCTGTCTTTGGACTACCAACGTGACCGCTTCACGCTGGACGAAGGCTTGTCAAAAGCCGTTCGCAAGGTCTTTGTAGAACTCTACAAAAAAGGCTGGATCTACCGTGGTGAATTTATCATCAACTGGGACCCAGCGGCTCGCACAGCCCTTTCTGATATTGAAGTTATCCACAAGGACGTAGAGGGTGCTTTCTACCACATGAATTATATGTTGGAAGATGGTTCTCGTGCCCTTCAAGTTGCCACAACTCGTCCTGAAACCATGTTCGGTGACGTTGCGGTTGCAGTTAACCCAGAAGATCCACGTTACAAGGACTTGATTGGTAAAAATGTTATCCTTCCAATTGTGAACAAGCCAATCCCAATCGTTGCGGATGAGCACGCGGATCCTGAATTTGGTACAGGGGTTGTGAAAATCACTCCTGCGCACGATCCAAATGACTTCCTCGTTGGACAACGCCACAATCTGCCACAAGTCAATGTCATGAACGACGACGGTACTATGAACGAGTTGGCTGGTGAATTTGCAGGCATGGACCGCTTTGAAGCTCGTAAGGCAACGGTTGCTAAGTTGCAAGAACTGGGTGCCCTTGTGGAAATCGAAAACCGTGTGCATTCTGTTGGACACTCTGAGCGTACAGGTGTGGTAGTCGAGCCACGCTTGTCAACTCAATGGTTTGTTAAGATGGACCAATTGGCCAAGAATGCCATTGCCAACCAAGATACAGCTGACAAGGTAGAATTTTACCCACCACGCTTCAACGATACTTTCCTACAATGGATGGAAAATGTACACGACTGGGTTATCTCTCGTCAGCTTTGGTGGGGTCATCAGATTCCAGCATGGTATAACGAATCTGGCGAAATGTACGTCGGAGAAGAGGCTCCAGCAGGTGACGGTTGGGTACAGGATGAGGATGTCCTAGATACCTGGTTCAGCTCTGCCCTTTGGCCATTTTCAACCATGGGCTGGCCTGACGAAAACGCGGCGGACTTCCAGCGTTACTTCCCAACCTCAACCTTGGTAACGGGCTATGATATTATTCCATTCTGGGTGTCTCGTATGATTTTCCAAGGAATTGAATTTACAGGCAAGAGCCCATTTAAGAATGCTCTGATTCACGGACTTATCCGTGACGAAGAAGGTCGCAAGATGTCCAAGTCGCTCGGAAACGGGATTGACCCGATGGATGTTATCGAGAAATACGGTGCGGACGCTTTGCGTTGGTTCTTGTCAAACGGCTCTGCCCCTGGTCAAGATGTTCGCTTCTCTTATGAGAAGATGGACGCATCTTGGAACTTCATCAACAAGATTTGGAACATTTCCCGCTATATCCTCATGAACAATGAAGGTTTGACCTTGGATGCGGCGCGTGAGAATGTTGCCAAAGTCGCAGCTGGCGAGGCTGGCAACGTGACGGACCGCTGGATTCTCCACAACCTCAACGAAACCATTGCCAAAGTCACTGAAAACTTTGACAAGTTCGAGTTTGGTGTGGCTGGTCACATCCTCTACAACTTCATCTGGGAAGAGTTCGCCAACTGGTATGTCGAACTGACCAAGGAGGTCCTTTACAGCGACAACGAGGCTGAGAAAGTCATGACCCGCTCTGTCCTTCTCTACACGCTGGACCAAATCCTTCGCCTCCTCCACCCAATCATGCCGTTTGTGACGGAAGAGATTTTCGCCCAGTACGCAGAGGGTTCTATCGTGGTAGCGGCCTACCCTGTTGTCAACCCAGCATTTGAAAATGCGGAAGCCCACAAGGGAGTGGAAAGTCTTAAAGACTTGATCCGTTCGGTGCGAAATAGCAGAGCAGAAGTCAATGTTGCTCCTTCTAAGCCGATTACCATTTTGATTAAGACGGCAGATAGCGAGCTTGAAACCTTCTTCAAGGCAAATGAAAACTACATCCGCCGCTTTACCAACCCAGAGCAGTTGGAAATCAGCTCAAGCATCGCTGCACCAGAACTAGCCATGTCAGCCGTTATCACCGGTGCTGAAATCTTCTTGCCACTAGCAGACCTTCTTAACGTCGAAGAAGAGTTGGCTCGTCTAGACAAAGAACTCGTCAAGTGGCAAAAAGAACTAGACATGGTCGGCAAAAAACTCAGCAACGAACGCTTCATTGCCAACGCTAAACCAGAAGTCGTTGAAAAAGAAAAAGAAAAACAAGCCGACTACCAAGCAAAATATGATGCGACAGTAGCGCGGATTGAAGAGATGAAGAAGTTGGTTAAGTAG
- a CDS encoding Fic family protein: MQPTYNIDNPNLSYEAKQELWETGFGLQKVDGLTPSVYMEELAERQARGEYTYEQVYEEITKYHQSTDASTQEADIVSLRIVEMLSQNGFSLRPTTLLHIHKELFHDIFDSSIPVVEYRTVNITKNELVLKGDTVIYSDFPLIAATLDYDFQQERDFSYARLDKKAIVAHIQSFISGVWQIHPFREGNTRTITVFLIKYLRSLGFEIDNEPFQKHAKYFRDALVLDNAKLVNKRSDFLTAFFENLLLNGQNDLSSERMYEELGLDEYQ; this comes from the coding sequence ATGCAACCAACTTACAATATTGATAATCCCAATCTTTCCTACGAAGCCAAGCAAGAACTCTGGGAAACGGGTTTTGGTCTTCAAAAAGTGGATGGGTTGACTCCGTCTGTTTATATGGAGGAGTTGGCGGAAAGGCAAGCTCGTGGAGAGTACACCTATGAGCAGGTGTACGAGGAGATTACGAAATACCACCAGTCAACTGACGCCAGTACGCAAGAGGCAGACATTGTCTCTCTCCGAATTGTTGAAATGCTCTCCCAAAATGGTTTTAGCCTCCGACCAACCACTCTCTTACATATCCACAAAGAGCTCTTTCACGATATTTTTGACAGCAGTATTCCAGTAGTTGAATACCGCACTGTCAATATTACAAAAAATGAATTAGTCTTAAAAGGTGATACAGTGATTTATTCAGATTTTCCCTTGATTGCCGCCACTTTGGACTATGATTTCCAGCAAGAAAGGGATTTTTCTTATGCTAGGTTAGATAAAAAAGCCATCGTCGCTCATATCCAATCCTTTATTTCAGGTGTTTGGCAAATCCACCCATTCCGTGAAGGGAATACTCGAACAATCACCGTATTTCTCATCAAATACCTTCGCTCACTTGGTTTTGAGATTGATAATGAGCCTTTTCAAAAACATGCAAAATATTTCCGTGATGCGCTTGTACTTGACAATGCTAAGTTAGTCAATAAACGCTCAGATTTTTTAACTGCCTTTTTTGAAAATCTCCTCTTGAACGGTCAGAATGATTTATCAAGTGAGAGGATGTACGAGGAGTTGGGGTTAGATGAATATCAATAA
- a CDS encoding TOTE conflict system archaeo-eukaryotic primase domain-containing protein, translated as MSYYYEKLTGKVAKHLARFPYYATDKILNLMQFQDNNQQFLISDKHLYDYFEEQKHQLSTDEKLSILFNLFKGRIDVYAKSYIDENGKINYFPSYNYGWKKRPVEKRTCQPLTKQVLLAHLRGEISIGIFPMSLSDTCSFLAIDFDKNNWREEVSILRDTAEQHGFEGHIEISRSGNGAHLWFFFEEEIACQQARNVGKRLLELAMQESKDIRFSSFDRMFPNQDILPKGGFGNLIALPLQGEAFKKGRTVFVDKHFQPFSEQWTYLQQVQKIGQKKILDFLGQEFSDTVDDTVLDCSLSNVIRVEKRAISSKTNYLLRKLASFPNPEFYLKQATRQPTYQTPERIYLFEETNEALHLPRGILAKLQEIFETVTIRDNRNSLSPIQISFKGRLRFEQELALADLLASENGLLCAETGFGKTVLGAALIAQRKCRTIILVHNRQLLEQWLERLGEFLEIEEEEAVRYTPSGRVKVIGHIGQYGASKKWRSKLVDVVMIQSLFQLDVISDFLSDYDMMIVDECHHVTALQFEKVVAQFASQYLYGLTATPECKNGHQPIVFQRIGPILHTAQSGQYDFKKRLLLHLTSFGKLDLEQSNSTNFASLNDWLAKDLHRNTLIVQDIFKLYQEKRNILVLVNRREHIELLEKLLIEKEMPNIFCLSGASKRRDTKELLKRISELDENSPFVLISTGKFIGEGFDMPKLDTLILAAPLSWKNNLIQYAGRLHRPYQGKTEVRIVDYLDIHVPYLERMYQKRQIAYRKMAYQVGEKEQTQVLFSGRDYEEKFREDLRNTRSTVYLQLHSFTSSRIQELLGLLRGKQVVIHVSKNHKLSEWLMGLNSDNVKVKLVPERIGTTAVILDSNLVWYGNLSPFTYQSDDQASLLRLESQSIATELLEKFENSNIK; from the coding sequence ATGTCCTATTATTATGAAAAATTAACGGGTAAGGTTGCAAAGCATCTTGCTCGTTTTCCCTATTATGCTACCGATAAGATTCTGAATTTAATGCAATTTCAAGATAACAATCAGCAATTTCTGATAAGTGATAAGCATTTGTATGATTACTTTGAAGAACAAAAACATCAACTAAGTACCGATGAAAAACTCTCCATTCTGTTCAACCTATTTAAGGGACGTATAGATGTTTATGCGAAATCTTATATTGATGAAAATGGAAAAATCAACTATTTTCCTTCTTACAACTATGGTTGGAAAAAACGTCCTGTTGAAAAGAGAACTTGTCAACCATTGACCAAACAGGTATTATTGGCTCACCTACGTGGCGAAATCAGTATTGGTATTTTTCCAATGAGTTTATCAGACACGTGTTCCTTTTTGGCGATTGATTTTGATAAAAATAATTGGAGAGAAGAGGTCTCCATTCTAAGAGATACAGCAGAACAACATGGTTTTGAGGGGCATATCGAAATCTCTCGTTCGGGCAATGGTGCTCATCTCTGGTTTTTCTTCGAGGAAGAAATTGCTTGTCAGCAGGCGAGAAATGTTGGAAAAAGACTGCTGGAATTGGCTATGCAGGAGTCAAAAGATATTCGCTTTTCTTCATTTGACCGTATGTTTCCAAATCAAGATATTCTGCCCAAGGGAGGATTTGGCAATCTTATCGCACTGCCCTTACAAGGGGAAGCTTTCAAGAAGGGAAGAACCGTTTTTGTTGATAAACATTTTCAGCCCTTTTCTGAACAATGGACCTATCTTCAACAGGTTCAAAAGATTGGACAGAAGAAAATTCTAGATTTCTTAGGACAGGAGTTTTCGGATACTGTAGATGATACAGTATTAGATTGTAGCTTATCAAACGTTATTCGAGTTGAGAAGAGGGCTATTTCTTCAAAAACAAATTACTTATTGAGAAAGCTGGCATCTTTTCCTAACCCTGAATTTTATCTAAAACAAGCGACCAGACAACCAACCTATCAGACTCCAGAACGCATCTATTTATTTGAAGAAACAAACGAAGCCTTGCATCTTCCAAGAGGAATACTTGCTAAGCTACAGGAAATCTTTGAAACGGTAACTATTAGGGACAATCGCAACAGTTTATCTCCGATTCAGATTTCTTTCAAAGGGAGGTTGCGTTTTGAGCAGGAACTTGCTTTGGCAGATTTATTAGCTAGTGAGAATGGCTTGCTATGTGCTGAAACAGGTTTCGGGAAGACAGTTTTAGGGGCAGCCTTGATTGCCCAGAGGAAATGTAGAACGATTATCTTAGTTCACAATCGTCAACTGTTGGAGCAGTGGTTGGAAAGGTTGGGTGAATTTTTAGAGATTGAAGAGGAAGAGGCAGTTCGCTATACTCCTTCAGGGCGTGTAAAAGTAATAGGGCATATTGGGCAATATGGGGCTTCTAAAAAATGGAGGAGTAAATTGGTGGATGTGGTTATGATTCAATCCCTCTTCCAATTGGACGTGATTTCCGACTTTTTGTCGGACTACGATATGATGATTGTAGATGAATGCCATCATGTGACAGCCTTGCAGTTTGAAAAAGTAGTTGCTCAATTTGCTAGTCAATATCTATATGGCCTAACAGCAACGCCAGAGTGTAAAAATGGACATCAACCGATTGTCTTTCAGCGTATTGGTCCAATTTTACATACTGCTCAATCAGGTCAATACGATTTTAAAAAGAGGTTACTACTCCATCTAACATCTTTTGGGAAATTGGACTTGGAACAGTCGAATAGTACGAACTTTGCATCCCTTAATGATTGGCTTGCCAAAGATTTACATCGTAATACTTTGATCGTGCAAGATATTTTCAAACTATATCAAGAAAAACGAAACATCCTTGTCTTAGTCAATCGACGGGAACATATAGAATTATTGGAAAAGCTACTTATTGAAAAAGAAATGCCCAATATTTTTTGTCTGAGTGGAGCGAGTAAAAGAAGAGATACGAAAGAACTCCTGAAAAGAATCAGTGAGCTAGATGAGAATAGTCCATTTGTTCTCATTTCAACAGGAAAATTTATTGGAGAGGGCTTCGATATGCCAAAGTTGGATACATTAATTTTGGCCGCTCCTTTGTCTTGGAAAAATAATCTCATACAGTATGCAGGACGGCTTCACCGTCCCTATCAAGGCAAAACTGAGGTGAGAATAGTTGACTATCTTGATATACACGTTCCCTATCTTGAAAGAATGTACCAGAAACGTCAGATAGCCTATCGTAAAATGGCCTATCAGGTTGGAGAGAAAGAACAAACCCAAGTATTATTCAGTGGTAGGGACTACGAGGAGAAATTTAGAGAGGATTTGCGGAACACACGTTCAACAGTCTATTTACAATTGCATTCGTTCACTTCTAGTAGGATTCAAGAATTATTGGGACTGCTCCGAGGAAAACAAGTAGTTATTCATGTTTCCAAAAATCATAAGTTAAGTGAGTGGCTAATGGGGTTAAACAGTGACAATGTAAAGGTGAAGCTTGTACCAGAAAGGATTGGTACGACCGCAGTTATCTTAGATAGTAATCTCGTTTGGTATGGCAATTTATCCCCCTTCACATATCAGTCGGATGACCAAGCTAGTTTGTTGAGATTGGAAAGTCAATCTATTGCAACTGAGTTGCTTGAAAAATTTGAGAATTCAAATATTAAATAA
- a CDS encoding XRE family transcriptional regulator, producing MFNGSRLEELRLLNGLTRADLARELEVTEQAIWQFETGVTLPKMKNKIAMARFFQVEVDYFDAVDKNGSFSLSRIAFRNADLEAKKNIHIQMVYLEKMNQMIDYLENFVSIPNQIIYQLVDSIEQKLQQHESLEFIADHVREVLAVSVDNANLLYSLEKSGIYISERLINGNADAYSAWSRNGRPFIVLGLGKSAVRHNFDLAHELGHLLLHNQVDFEELSKEELEEKEKEANQFASYFLLPRKQFLMDFVNIVGKRVSNPDQYILLKKRFGVSIQALEYRAYKLGLLTPQQNSYFYRQISKKGYKAVEPLDLEIPLKKPSKIRSILDVILSNNLLTLSDIERNQRVSKNFISQLFSFDVKFFDKYLLQLDTFDNVIPLFSRKQ from the coding sequence ATGTTCAATGGTTCAAGACTGGAAGAATTACGACTTCTGAATGGCCTTACACGTGCAGATTTGGCAAGAGAGCTTGAAGTGACCGAACAGGCTATATGGCAATTTGAAACTGGAGTTACACTTCCAAAAATGAAAAATAAGATAGCAATGGCTCGTTTTTTTCAGGTTGAAGTTGACTATTTTGATGCTGTTGATAAGAATGGTTCATTCTCACTAAGTCGCATTGCCTTTCGGAATGCAGACCTTGAGGCAAAAAAAAACATCCATATCCAAATGGTATATTTGGAAAAAATGAATCAAATGATAGATTATTTGGAGAACTTTGTATCCATTCCTAATCAAATAATTTACCAGTTAGTTGATAGTATTGAGCAAAAACTTCAGCAACATGAATCACTTGAGTTTATTGCTGATCATGTTAGAGAGGTATTGGCAGTATCAGTTGATAATGCCAATCTCCTCTATAGTTTAGAAAAATCTGGGATATACATTTCAGAGAGATTAATCAATGGAAATGCGGATGCCTATAGTGCTTGGTCACGTAATGGTCGACCTTTTATCGTTTTGGGACTGGGAAAATCAGCGGTACGACATAATTTTGATTTAGCACATGAACTAGGGCATCTACTCTTGCACAACCAAGTAGATTTTGAGGAACTGTCAAAAGAAGAATTAGAGGAAAAAGAGAAAGAAGCCAATCAATTCGCCTCCTATTTCCTGTTACCTAGGAAACAATTTTTAATGGATTTTGTGAATATTGTAGGTAAGCGTGTCAGCAATCCTGATCAATATATCTTGTTAAAAAAACGTTTTGGTGTCTCAATTCAAGCGCTTGAATATAGAGCCTACAAGCTTGGCTTACTGACTCCACAGCAAAATTCTTATTTCTATCGGCAGATTTCAAAAAAAGGATATAAAGCAGTTGAGCCACTAGATTTGGAAATTCCCTTAAAGAAACCAAGTAAAATCAGAAGTATCTTAGATGTCATCCTTTCAAACAATCTTTTAACTCTGTCAGATATTGAACGAAATCAGAGGGTGTCAAAGAATTTTATCAGTCAATTATTTTCATTTGATGTGAAATTTTTTGATAAGTATTTGCTTCAATTAGATACGTTTGATAATGTAATTCCATTGTTTTCTAGAAAACAATGA
- a CDS encoding MmcQ/YjbR family DNA-binding protein produces MNKINSYKIHLPSLLPFGFLFANNCYTYREVFMEGQFEAVVEVDEAGQLSSYVWDCEMEEVYTAHLVTAPSGAFVGQVRESYQSILDRVEEACCIALPFTKDQSNRIAQLIKEQWGDLPDYPFAKLPTYGAFRHPNNNKWYALVSQIPRDKLDGSGSQEEVEIVNLKVAGREIAELLSRSGIFPAYHMSKKTWVSVLLDDTVEDQTVFALLEKSRYLVGPKSYKATQGPDYWVIPANPKVYDIDTEFAENKVVYWPQKSTIQVGDIVAIYVTAPVQAIRYVCRVLGENLENHGESDIPTEKKLMQVELLAQFSDDVLPRARMMDLGVKAVRGPRRLTKELIDVLTSEVINIY; encoded by the coding sequence ATGAACAAAATCAATTCTTACAAAATCCACCTCCCCTCTCTCCTCCCTTTCGGTTTCCTTTTCGCCAACAATTGTTACACCTACCGAGAGGTGTTTATGGAGGGGCAGTTTGAGGCGGTGGTGGAGGTTGATGAGGCTGGTCAGCTGTCGTCCTATGTTTGGGATTGTGAGATGGAGGAGGTCTATACCGCCCATCTGGTGACTGCGCCATCTGGGGCTTTTGTGGGGCAGGTGAGAGAAAGCTATCAGTCCATTTTGGATCGAGTAGAGGAGGCCTGCTGTATCGCTCTACCATTTACCAAAGACCAAAGCAACCGCATAGCCCAGCTCATTAAGGAGCAGTGGGGCGACCTTCCTGACTATCCCTTTGCCAAGTTGCCGACCTATGGGGCTTTTCGCCACCCCAACAATAACAAGTGGTACGCCCTGGTCAGTCAGATTCCGAGGGACAAGCTGGATGGGAGCGGTTCTCAAGAAGAGGTGGAGATTGTCAATCTCAAGGTTGCCGGTCGGGAAATAGCAGAGCTGTTGAGTCGGTCGGGCATCTTCCCTGCCTACCATATGTCGAAGAAGACCTGGGTGTCAGTCTTGCTGGATGATACGGTGGAGGATCAGACGGTGTTTGCTCTCCTTGAGAAGAGCCGTTATCTGGTAGGACCAAAATCCTACAAGGCGACGCAAGGGCCTGATTACTGGGTTATTCCAGCCAATCCCAAGGTCTATGATATCGATACCGAATTTGCAGAAAATAAGGTAGTCTATTGGCCACAAAAATCAACCATTCAAGTCGGGGACATCGTTGCCATTTATGTCACGGCACCTGTACAGGCTATTCGCTATGTTTGTCGAGTCTTGGGGGAAAACTTGGAAAATCATGGAGAGTCAGATATTCCAACAGAAAAGAAACTCATGCAGGTGGAATTGCTTGCTCAGTTTTCCGATGATGTTTTGCCGAGAGCGCGCATGATGGACCTAGGAGTGAAAGCTGTCCGTGGACCTAGACGCCTCACAAAGGAGTTGATAGACGTTCTGACATCAGAAGTGATAAATATTTATTAA
- the asnA gene encoding aspartate--ammonia ligase yields the protein MKKSFIHQQEEISFVKNTFTQYLKDKLEIVEVQGPILSRVGDGMQDNLSGVENAVTVNVKLIPDATYEVVHSLAKWKRHTLARFGFHEGEGLFVHMKALRPDEDSLDPIHSVYVDQWDWEKVIPDGRRNLAYLKETVEQIYKAIRLTELAVEARYDIESVLPKKITFIHTEDLVKNFPDLTPKERENVVAKEYGAVFLIGIGGELADGKPHDGRAPDYDDWTSPSEAGYKGLNGDILVWNEALGSAFELSSMGIRVDEEALKRQVAITGDEDRLEFDWHRALLNGLFPLSIGGGIGQSRLAMFLLRKKHIGEVQSSVWPQEVRDNFENIL from the coding sequence ATGAAGAAAAGCTTCATTCATCAGCAAGAGGAGATTTCTTTTGTCAAAAATACATTTACCCAGTATTTAAAAGATAAGCTAGAAATCGTAGAAGTGCAAGGACCGATCTTGAGTCGTGTCGGGGATGGTATGCAGGATAATTTGTCCGGTGTGGAGAATGCAGTTACCGTTAATGTGAAGCTGATACCAGATGCTACTTATGAAGTGGTTCATTCGCTTGCAAAATGGAAGCGTCATACCTTGGCTCGCTTTGGATTTCACGAAGGAGAAGGTCTTTTTGTACATATGAAAGCCTTGCGTCCAGATGAGGATTCCTTGGATCCGATTCACTCGGTGTATGTGGATCAGTGGGACTGGGAAAAGGTCATCCCTGATGGTCGTCGGAATTTAGCTTACTTGAAAGAAACAGTAGAGCAGATTTACAAGGCTATCCGTCTGACCGAATTGGCCGTTGAAGCTCGTTATGACATTGAGTCTGTTTTACCAAAGAAAATCACCTTTATTCACACAGAGGACTTGGTGAAGAACTTCCCAGACTTGACACCAAAAGAGCGTGAAAATGTGGTTGCCAAAGAATACGGTGCGGTTTTCCTAATCGGTATTGGTGGAGAACTGGCAGATGGGAAACCACATGATGGACGTGCACCAGACTATGATGACTGGACAAGCCCATCAGAAGCAGGCTACAAAGGACTCAATGGAGACATCTTGGTTTGGAACGAAGCACTTGGATCAGCCTTTGAGTTGTCCTCAATGGGGATTCGTGTGGATGAAGAAGCGCTGAAGCGCCAGGTTGCTATTACAGGTGACGAGGACCGTTTGGAATTTGATTGGCATCGTGCTCTTTTGAATGGTCTCTTCCCGCTTTCAATCGGTGGCGGTATCGGTCAATCCCGTCTGGCCATGTTCTTGCTTCGTAAGAAACATATTGGTGAAGTGCAGTCGAGTGTTTGGCCACAAGAAGTGCGCGATAATTTTGAGAATATTTTATAA